The following are encoded in a window of Paenibacillaceae bacterium GAS479 genomic DNA:
- a CDS encoding Transposase, producing the protein MYIQYTMDQLHLPMDLEDDIPPHHLVRVVNETVNRLDDKTFKEAYPGGGRDSYHPKMLTKVIIYAYTQRIYSSRQIAKAVRENVMFMWIAGRQRPDFRTINRFRSERMKDVLETIFTGVLQFLTEEKYVKLEHYFVDGTKIEANANRYTFVWGKAVVKHKARLQEKVQTLFATIEAAENQEDQEQVGQDLVELGEASALTSEKLESAVQQLETKLQSRPKDKPLKKAVRALRKDLLPRLQKYEIQQEMLGDRNSFSKTDHDATFMRMKEDHMRNGQLKPGYNVQIGTENQFIIGYSLHQRPTDTRCLKPHLEKVKAALGRLPRTIIADAGYGGEENYAYLESEQREALVKYSTYHKEKSKKWQQDISKLDNWQYDEGEDTWTCTAGRKLLFRYESKDKTESGYEIRKRHYRSESCEGCPLKPSCTKAQGNREISVSMKYLRYKQQAREKLRSEEGYALSVRRMIEPESVFGQIKNNRGFRRFLLRGLPKVSLEVGWLSLAHNLLKKAAMDQKPKMTVQG; encoded by the coding sequence TTGTACATCCAATATACCATGGACCAACTTCATCTGCCAATGGACTTGGAGGACGACATTCCTCCTCATCACCTCGTTCGTGTTGTCAACGAGACGGTCAATCGCCTGGACGACAAAACCTTTAAGGAGGCTTACCCAGGCGGAGGTCGAGACAGCTACCACCCTAAAATGCTCACCAAAGTTATCATTTACGCTTACACACAGCGGATTTACTCCTCTCGCCAGATCGCCAAAGCGGTCCGGGAAAACGTCATGTTTATGTGGATTGCCGGTAGACAACGTCCAGACTTCCGCACCATTAATCGCTTTCGTTCCGAGCGAATGAAAGACGTTTTGGAGACCATCTTCACAGGTGTGCTTCAATTTCTTACCGAGGAAAAGTATGTCAAGCTCGAGCATTACTTCGTCGATGGCACCAAGATCGAAGCGAACGCGAATCGGTACACATTCGTCTGGGGCAAGGCCGTCGTGAAGCACAAGGCGAGACTACAGGAAAAAGTACAAACATTGTTCGCCACGATCGAGGCGGCGGAGAACCAAGAAGACCAAGAACAGGTTGGACAAGACCTTGTTGAACTCGGCGAAGCGTCCGCGCTAACCAGCGAGAAGCTGGAATCAGCCGTTCAACAATTGGAAACAAAACTACAATCTCGGCCGAAGGACAAACCGCTTAAAAAAGCGGTACGTGCCCTTCGTAAAGACCTTTTGCCGCGTTTGCAGAAATACGAGATCCAACAAGAAATGCTCGGAGATCGAAACAGCTTCAGTAAGACCGATCATGACGCGACATTCATGCGAATGAAAGAAGATCATATGCGTAATGGCCAACTGAAGCCAGGTTACAATGTGCAAATCGGAACAGAGAACCAATTCATTATCGGATACAGTTTACATCAACGCCCAACCGACACGCGTTGCCTAAAGCCCCACTTAGAGAAGGTTAAGGCAGCGCTTGGAAGGTTGCCCAGAACCATCATAGCGGATGCCGGATACGGCGGAGAAGAAAACTACGCTTACTTGGAGAGCGAACAACGAGAAGCATTGGTGAAATACAGCACCTACCACAAAGAAAAATCAAAGAAGTGGCAGCAAGACATTAGCAAGCTGGACAACTGGCAGTACGACGAAGGGGAAGATACGTGGACGTGTACAGCAGGCCGGAAGCTGCTATTTCGTTATGAAAGCAAAGACAAAACAGAAAGTGGCTACGAGATACGGAAGCGCCACTACCGAAGCGAGAGCTGCGAAGGGTGTCCACTGAAGCCAAGTTGTACGAAAGCTCAAGGAAATCGTGAAATCAGCGTGAGTATGAAGTATTTGCGCTACAAACAGCAAGCTCGTGAAAAACTTAGAAGTGAGGAAGGATATGCACTATCGGTTCGAAGGATGATTGAGCCGGAGAGTGTATTTGGGCAAATTAAAAACAACCGGGGATTCCGGCGTTTTCTGCTTCGAGGCCTGCCGAAGGTAAGCCTAGAGGTCGGATGGCTTTCGCTCGCCCACAATTTATTGAAGAAGGCGGCCATGGATCAAAAGCCAAAAATGACGGTGCAAGGATAG
- a CDS encoding putative acetyltransferase (manually curated), producing MVFLIIKVDDLSGPEVASLIAEHLHGMNLHSPPESVHALNLEGLKMPEITFWSAWEEDQLVGCGALKELDDQHGEVKSMRTASQHLRKGVANGILTHLIEEAKRRGYQRLSLETGSMESFEPARKLYENFGFQYCQPFSDYIEDPNSAFMTREL from the coding sequence GTGGTCTTTCTGATTATTAAAGTAGATGACCTAAGCGGACCAGAGGTGGCTTCATTAATCGCGGAGCATCTTCATGGCATGAATCTGCATTCACCACCTGAAAGTGTACATGCCTTAAACCTTGAAGGTTTGAAAATGCCAGAAATTACATTCTGGAGTGCGTGGGAAGAAGATCAATTAGTTGGCTGCGGAGCGCTCAAGGAGCTTGACGATCAACATGGGGAGGTAAAGTCAATGCGTACTGCTTCCCAGCATCTTAGAAAAGGCGTTGCAAATGGCATCCTCACACATCTTATCGAAGAAGCCAAGCGACGCGGCTACCAGCGATTAAGCTTAGAAACGGGGTCGATGGAATCGTTCGAACCGGCTAGAAAACTGTATGAAAACTTCGGCTTTCAGTATTGCCAGCCATTTTCAGATTACATCGAGGACCCTAATAGTGCATTCATGACACGGGAATTATGA
- a CDS encoding cell division transport system ATP-binding protein, whose product MIDMMDIWKTYPNGAHALKGVSVVIDRNEFVYIVGPSGAGKSTFMKLIYREEFPTKGQLFVNGFNIGKLKPRKIPYVRRNIGVIFQDYRLLPKLTAYENVAFAMEVIEAPRKLMKKRTMEVLELVGLGSKHGHLPAQLSGGEQQRVAIARAIVNNPSVIVADEPTGNLDPETSWGIMNLLEEINFRGTTIVMATHNREIVNTLRKRVIAIEDGLIVRDQARGEYGYEA is encoded by the coding sequence ATGATCGATATGATGGACATCTGGAAGACCTACCCGAATGGCGCTCATGCGCTTAAGGGAGTGTCCGTGGTCATTGACCGCAATGAATTCGTGTATATTGTCGGGCCGTCCGGCGCCGGCAAGTCCACGTTCATGAAGCTGATTTACCGAGAGGAGTTCCCCACCAAGGGTCAGCTCTTCGTGAACGGCTTCAATATAGGTAAGCTCAAACCGCGCAAGATTCCTTATGTGCGGCGCAATATCGGCGTCATTTTCCAGGATTACCGCCTCCTGCCCAAGCTGACCGCCTATGAAAATGTAGCGTTCGCGATGGAGGTTATCGAAGCCCCTCGCAAGCTGATGAAAAAGCGCACCATGGAGGTGCTCGAGCTCGTCGGTCTCGGCAGCAAGCACGGTCATCTGCCTGCACAGCTGTCGGGCGGTGAGCAGCAGCGCGTGGCAATCGCCCGCGCAATTGTCAACAATCCTAGCGTCATCGTCGCCGACGAACCGACCGGTAATCTCGATCCGGAGACGAGCTGGGGAATTATGAACCTGCTGGAGGAAATCAATTTCCGGGGCACGACCATCGTCATGGCAACTCATAACCGTGAGATCGTCAACACGCTGCGCAAGCGCGTCATCGCCATCGAGGACGGACTAATCGTGCGCGACCAGGCGAGAGGGGAATACGGCTATGAAGCTTAG
- a CDS encoding cell division transport system permease protein, with protein MKLRTLGRHIREGVRNIFRNGWMSFASISSIFISLFILGAFVLLALNVNKLADQLESQVEIRAFLQMDATKESEAAIETKLRNIPEVKSVTYLTAEQNLQEMSEMLGSDGKQLLEDFQGEDNPLPASFTIEVYDPLTVAAAAAQVEAISSAQDPPAFQQVKYGKGTVETLFKVTDTVRNIGLIIVAGLAVTAMFLIATTIKTTIINRQREISIMKLVGATNAFIRWPFFVEGALIGFLSSALTAAVVIFGYGELIRQSEFDLGLMSIRLVSINEAAAIIVPLTIGIGTFLGVWGSVLSVRRYLKV; from the coding sequence ATGAAGCTTAGGACGCTGGGGCGCCATATCCGGGAAGGCGTCCGCAACATTTTTCGCAATGGTTGGATGAGTTTTGCATCCATCAGCAGCATCTTCATTTCTTTGTTCATTTTAGGCGCGTTTGTACTGCTGGCGCTCAATGTGAACAAGCTGGCCGATCAGTTGGAGAGCCAGGTGGAGATCCGTGCATTCCTGCAAATGGATGCGACCAAGGAGAGCGAAGCTGCTATCGAGACCAAGCTGCGCAATATTCCTGAGGTGAAAAGTGTCACTTACTTGACCGCCGAGCAGAATTTGCAGGAAATGAGTGAGATGCTGGGCAGCGACGGGAAACAGCTGCTGGAGGATTTCCAGGGTGAGGACAATCCGCTGCCGGCAAGTTTTACGATCGAGGTGTATGATCCGCTGACGGTTGCCGCGGCCGCCGCTCAAGTAGAAGCGATTAGCAGCGCTCAGGATCCGCCCGCTTTTCAGCAAGTGAAGTATGGCAAAGGTACTGTCGAAACCTTGTTCAAGGTGACGGATACCGTTCGTAATATTGGCCTTATCATTGTTGCAGGGTTGGCCGTAACGGCTATGTTCCTGATCGCAACGACTATCAAGACGACGATTATCAACCGCCAGCGAGAGATTAGCATCATGAAGCTGGTTGGGGCGACCAATGCGTTTATCCGCTGGCCGTTTTTTGTCGAAGGGGCGCTTATCGGATTCCTTTCCTCGGCGCTCACGGCAGCGGTTGTCATATTCGGTTACGGCGAGTTGATCCGGCAGTCGGAGTTCGACCTCGGACTTATGAGCATCCGACTTGTATCCATTAATGAGGCAGCAGCTATTATCGTACCGTTGACGATCGGAATCGGCACGTTCCTCGGAGTGTGGGGCAGCGTACTGTCTGTGCGCAGATACTTGAAAGTGTAG
- a CDS encoding Peptidase family M23, with protein MKRRILSAVLAGVLCLTAMPLVAQASSQTDKINRELKQVRLKMQAAAKQSKQAQATSKTVLTQKFYTAETLKAVMTQIDTVGMRMNQVQTQVNETTEALNQTAKELDEAEQRIKKQDERLQSRMRVTYMNGRVSYLDVLLNATSFSDFLGRLDSLNTIMSQDKDTLKDRKQDKQLVERKKVQVEQQLAQVKTLYAKVADYQNLLADKETEKTQLISTYKEKLDVLSDISEEQEKLLLELAAKESALIKKKKVMKSSYSGGKLGMPIQSSYRLSSNFGYRIHPITGKRKMHAGVDMAAPAGTNIYAVEDGVVIVAQWWNGYGNTVVLDHGNGLWTIYPHMLNGGILVEKGQSVKRGQHIGEVGSTGNSTGNHLHFEVRKNGEPVDPLAYLRGKS; from the coding sequence TTGAAAAGACGTATACTAAGCGCTGTTCTAGCTGGAGTGTTATGCTTGACCGCTATGCCGCTTGTCGCTCAAGCCTCGTCCCAGACGGACAAGATTAATCGGGAGCTGAAGCAGGTTCGCTTGAAGATGCAGGCAGCGGCGAAGCAAAGTAAGCAAGCTCAAGCTACCTCCAAAACCGTTTTAACCCAGAAATTTTATACGGCTGAGACGCTCAAGGCGGTTATGACGCAGATCGATACCGTCGGCATGCGCATGAACCAAGTGCAGACTCAGGTGAACGAGACGACGGAGGCGCTGAATCAGACTGCCAAAGAGCTGGATGAGGCCGAGCAGCGTATTAAAAAACAGGACGAGCGTTTACAGTCGCGCATGCGCGTTACGTATATGAACGGTCGTGTCAGCTATCTCGATGTGCTGCTTAACGCAACCAGCTTTTCGGATTTTTTAGGCAGGCTGGACTCTTTGAATACGATCATGTCCCAGGACAAGGACACGCTGAAAGACCGCAAACAGGACAAGCAGCTCGTAGAGCGCAAAAAGGTGCAGGTTGAGCAGCAGTTGGCCCAGGTGAAAACCCTCTACGCCAAAGTCGCGGATTATCAAAATCTACTGGCTGATAAGGAAACGGAGAAAACCCAGCTGATCTCGACCTACAAGGAGAAGCTGGATGTGCTGAGCGACATCAGTGAAGAGCAGGAAAAGCTGCTTTTGGAGCTGGCTGCTAAGGAGTCGGCACTTATTAAGAAAAAGAAAGTCATGAAATCCAGCTACAGCGGCGGCAAGCTTGGTATGCCTATACAGTCTTCTTACCGGCTCAGCTCGAACTTCGGCTACCGGATTCACCCGATTACGGGCAAACGCAAGATGCATGCAGGAGTTGACATGGCCGCTCCGGCTGGTACGAACATTTATGCAGTTGAAGATGGCGTCGTAATTGTTGCTCAGTGGTGGAACGGTTATGGCAATACTGTCGTTCTCGACCACGGTAACGGCTTATGGACGATTTATCCTCATATGCTTAACGGCGGGATCCTTGTAGAGAAGGGCCAGTCTGTGAAGCGCGGCCAGCATATCGGCGAGGTTGGCTCCACCGGCAATTCCACCGGCAACCACCTTCATTTCGAGGTTCGCAAAAACGGTGAACCCGTTGATCCGCTTGCTTATTTGAGAGGCAAATCATAA
- a CDS encoding Nucleotidyltransferase domain-containing protein — protein MTEQETELIRDFLGREISPDLIMLFGSAAAGRERPDSDIDIAYLGDVVMSLYARFMLAQKLADLLKREVDLIDLFQASTVMQMQILSTGRVLHCGDESRKALFEMQVYKMYAKLNEERAPILQAIKERGTIYEP, from the coding sequence ATGACGGAACAAGAGACGGAATTGATCCGGGATTTTTTGGGGCGAGAAATCTCACCGGATCTGATCATGTTGTTCGGTTCGGCAGCAGCTGGTCGCGAGCGTCCGGACAGCGACATTGATATCGCCTATCTGGGCGATGTGGTTATGTCCCTCTATGCCAGGTTCATGCTGGCGCAGAAGCTTGCCGACTTGTTGAAAAGAGAAGTGGATCTAATCGACTTATTCCAGGCATCAACGGTGATGCAGATGCAGATTTTGAGCACAGGGCGCGTTCTGCATTGTGGGGATGAGTCGCGCAAAGCTCTCTTCGAAATGCAGGTATATAAAATGTACGCCAAGCTGAATGAAGAAAGAGCCCCTATACTTCAAGCCATTAAAGAGCGAGGGACTATATATGAGCCATGA
- a CDS encoding carboxyl-terminal processing protease, whose product MNRNRMGKGKRGVAAVMTAALSTVLLLGGALPAGAQAGQPDTLKSSDSRSSAAPFSASSRKTELRKEEASKGNAGLTKEELQRLNTVMELIQRQYYQSVDRDKLVSGALSGMMEALGDPYSTYMDVKAAKQFSEAVEGAFGGVGAEVASEGGKLVIVAPIKGSPAEKAGLAAKDVILSVNGVGLSGMPISEAVAKLRGPKGSKAELVILRAGRSTPFSVQVVRAEIDVETVYAKRLDRGIGLIEIRQFSLNTAERFAAELDRLEKGGLKGLVIDVRNNPGGILPVVEGIVQPFVPKGKPILQIEQRGHAAEKVLSEGSGKDYPVAVLMNKGSASASEILAGALKESAGAVLVGETSFGKGTVQVSYDRDLEGGLVKMTIAKWLTPGGTWIHRAGIKPDLAVKPPVLYTASRLTRSGIIAADTISEDAKNLQVMLQGLGYKPGRLDGYYNSSTADAVREFQKASGLKASGRADLPTQEKLEAAVQAWVRSGEHDAQLEAAVKALQGGSGARK is encoded by the coding sequence ATGAATCGAAATAGGATGGGCAAAGGCAAACGCGGTGTGGCCGCGGTCATGACGGCGGCACTGTCAACCGTATTGCTGCTGGGTGGAGCACTGCCAGCTGGAGCGCAGGCTGGACAGCCTGATACGCTGAAAAGCAGCGACTCACGGAGCTCGGCGGCACCGTTTTCGGCTTCCAGCCGGAAAACAGAGCTGCGGAAGGAAGAGGCGAGCAAAGGGAACGCCGGGCTGACCAAGGAAGAGCTTCAGCGGCTGAATACAGTCATGGAGCTGATTCAGCGTCAGTACTATCAGTCGGTTGACCGCGACAAGCTGGTTAGCGGAGCGCTGAGCGGCATGATGGAAGCGCTAGGTGACCCATATTCGACCTACATGGATGTGAAGGCGGCCAAGCAGTTTTCGGAAGCGGTTGAAGGAGCGTTTGGAGGTGTTGGCGCAGAGGTCGCTTCCGAGGGAGGTAAGCTGGTCATCGTTGCGCCAATTAAGGGATCTCCGGCGGAAAAGGCGGGGCTGGCGGCCAAAGACGTCATCCTTTCTGTAAATGGCGTCGGCCTGTCCGGGATGCCGATTTCCGAGGCGGTAGCCAAGCTGCGCGGCCCGAAGGGCAGCAAGGCGGAGTTGGTTATTTTGCGGGCGGGACGGTCTACTCCGTTCTCCGTGCAGGTCGTGCGGGCTGAAATCGATGTGGAGACAGTGTACGCTAAGCGGTTGGACAGAGGTATCGGCTTGATCGAGATTCGCCAGTTCTCGTTGAATACGGCGGAGCGTTTTGCGGCTGAGCTGGATCGGCTGGAGAAGGGCGGGCTCAAAGGACTTGTCATCGACGTGCGCAACAATCCCGGTGGAATCTTGCCGGTGGTGGAGGGGATCGTGCAGCCTTTCGTCCCGAAGGGCAAGCCGATTTTGCAAATCGAGCAGCGCGGCCATGCAGCGGAGAAGGTGCTGTCCGAAGGCAGCGGCAAGGATTACCCGGTGGCAGTACTGATGAACAAGGGCAGCGCGAGTGCATCGGAGATTTTGGCGGGAGCCCTGAAGGAATCGGCAGGGGCGGTTCTGGTTGGCGAAACCTCCTTTGGCAAAGGGACGGTGCAGGTCAGCTACGACCGTGATCTGGAGGGCGGCCTGGTGAAAATGACGATCGCCAAATGGCTCACGCCAGGCGGGACCTGGATTCATCGTGCCGGCATCAAGCCGGATCTAGCCGTCAAGCCGCCCGTGCTCTACACGGCTTCGCGCCTGACTCGCTCCGGTATCATCGCGGCCGACACAATTAGCGAGGACGCCAAAAACCTGCAGGTCATGCTGCAGGGTCTCGGTTACAAGCCCGGACGACTGGACGGATACTACAATAGCAGCACGGCCGATGCAGTAAGGGAGTTCCAAAAGGCGAGCGGTCTCAAAGCGAGCGGACGGGCCGATTTGCCGACGCAGGAGAAGCTGGAAGCTGCGGTGCAAGCTTGGGTGCGCAGTGGTGAGCATGATGCTCAGCTGGAAGCTGCCGTAAAGGCGCTGCAGGGCGGAAGCGGCGCACGCAAATAA
- a CDS encoding PDZ domain-containing protein — MELLREYGSAALQMLSQPFYYVALIVMILAYIRRTTLERRMFHVRLHAWPLLLFRAMTWGLLAGVILSLAAAFIGVLLTPDAVLWLWGTAAVLALLRVRYLCFAYSAGLLGLLQGLSSLLALGDSGGWIGSLAQSLAALDMPGLLLLVAGLHLVEALLVRRDAGRLASPLYLEGKRGKLIGGYSLQGFWPVPLLLLVPAADGAAGAAALPWTPLLGGDAWAGGWTVLALPVVIGFADLALSALPKQQARLASRRLLLYSAVLAVLALGAAFAAPLVPLASLAALGLHEALVLLGGRRERQQPPRFVHDSRGLCILGVVPGTPAEEMGLEAGEVLHKVNGQRVRTKEELYSALHENSAFCRLEVLNLEGQVKFVQRARFDGEHHQLGVLLAPDEGAGYYAAPAHLSLLGLLLADKAARRRDSGESMTM, encoded by the coding sequence ATGGAGCTGCTTCGCGAATACGGCTCGGCAGCATTACAGATGCTGTCCCAGCCTTTTTATTATGTGGCACTAATCGTTATGATTCTCGCTTATATCCGGCGGACTACATTGGAGCGCCGGATGTTTCATGTGCGGCTGCATGCTTGGCCGCTTCTGCTTTTTAGAGCTATGACTTGGGGACTGCTCGCTGGAGTGATTCTATCGCTGGCTGCAGCTTTCATTGGAGTACTGCTGACACCGGATGCGGTGTTGTGGCTGTGGGGAACAGCCGCTGTTTTGGCGCTGCTGCGCGTTCGTTATCTTTGCTTCGCGTACAGCGCTGGGCTGCTGGGTTTGTTGCAAGGCTTGAGCAGCCTGCTCGCTCTGGGGGATAGTGGCGGATGGATCGGCAGCCTCGCACAGTCGCTTGCTGCGCTCGACATGCCGGGTTTGTTGCTGCTCGTCGCGGGGCTGCATCTGGTGGAAGCTTTGCTCGTGCGCCGCGATGCTGGCCGTTTGGCATCCCCTCTTTATCTAGAGGGCAAACGCGGCAAGCTAATAGGCGGTTACTCGCTCCAGGGCTTCTGGCCCGTACCGTTGCTGCTACTTGTGCCAGCTGCTGACGGTGCAGCCGGTGCGGCGGCTCTGCCTTGGACGCCGCTGCTTGGCGGCGATGCCTGGGCCGGCGGCTGGACTGTGCTGGCGCTGCCGGTTGTCATCGGCTTCGCCGATCTCGCGCTGTCGGCACTGCCGAAGCAGCAGGCGCGCCTCGCTTCACGGCGCCTGTTGCTGTACAGCGCCGTGCTCGCCGTGCTGGCGCTCGGCGCAGCCTTTGCGGCGCCGCTTGTGCCGTTGGCCTCGCTTGCCGCGCTCGGCCTGCATGAGGCGCTCGTACTGCTAGGCGGGCGCAGAGAGCGCCAACAGCCGCCTCGCTTTGTGCATGATAGTCGCGGCCTCTGCATTCTCGGTGTCGTGCCGGGAACACCGGCGGAGGAGATGGGGCTAGAGGCCGGAGAAGTGCTGCACAAGGTGAATGGGCAACGCGTGCGCACCAAGGAAGAGCTTTACAGCGCCTTGCATGAGAATTCCGCTTTTTGTCGACTGGAAGTGTTGAATCTCGAAGGCCAAGTAAAGTTCGTTCAGCGGGCGCGTTTTGACGGAGAGCATCATCAGCTTGGAGTGCTGCTAGCCCCCGATGAGGGTGCTGGATACTATGCTGCACCGGCTCATCTGTCGCTGCTTGGTCTGTTGCTTGCCGACAAGGCTGCACGGCGGCGCGATAGCGGCGAGAGCATGACAATGTAA
- a CDS encoding H+/Cl-antiporter ClcA translates to MQVHQDKQLGDSASPSETLPASPSSSPSPASPKRSISPEGPKLFHTAVYLVKWLLLGSFVGLLAGSASALFLWSLDAATAARLQQPWLLYLLPVSGLLMGWLYREYGGNAGRGNNLILESIHEGRERIPLRMAPLVLVGTVLTHLTGGSAGREGTAVQMGGSLAWLAGTLARSGPEDRRILLMSGIAAGFGSVFGTPLAGAVFGLEVLAIGMLRHSALYPCLIAALVGDAVTRAWGISHPVYRIGEVPALSLSALAQAAIAAVLLGLVARLFIRSVHTVRATAARLIASIPLRAAAGGIAVILLTAAVGTRDYLGLSLPLMEASFESEGAVDRLAWLWKLAFTALTLGAGFQGGEVTPLFVIGSTLGNAMAMILSLPAPLLAGLGLVGLFSASANTPLACFILGLELFGADAAVYLFVVSVISYLCSGHTGIYTSQRLVARKDGREEQNK, encoded by the coding sequence ATGCAGGTGCATCAAGACAAGCAGCTTGGGGATTCTGCATCTCCATCAGAGACATTGCCGGCTTCTCCAAGTTCCTCACCTTCACCGGCTTCTCCTAAGAGATCCATTTCCCCCGAGGGACCCAAGCTGTTTCACACCGCTGTTTATTTGGTGAAGTGGCTGCTGCTTGGTTCGTTTGTAGGGTTGCTGGCTGGATCTGCTTCAGCGCTGTTCCTGTGGAGCTTAGATGCCGCGACGGCAGCCAGGTTACAGCAGCCTTGGCTGCTCTACCTGTTGCCGGTGTCTGGGCTGCTGATGGGCTGGCTGTACCGCGAATATGGAGGGAACGCTGGTAGAGGCAACAATCTCATTCTCGAAAGTATTCATGAGGGCCGCGAGCGGATTCCGCTTCGCATGGCCCCTTTGGTGCTTGTGGGGACAGTGCTGACGCATCTCACCGGTGGATCGGCCGGCAGGGAAGGCACGGCGGTGCAGATGGGCGGTTCGCTCGCCTGGCTCGCCGGCACGCTGGCCCGCTCTGGTCCTGAAGACCGGCGCATCCTGCTCATGAGCGGCATCGCCGCCGGTTTCGGCTCTGTGTTCGGCACGCCGCTTGCTGGGGCCGTATTTGGGCTCGAGGTTCTGGCGATCGGAATGCTTCGCCACTCGGCGCTGTATCCTTGCCTGATTGCAGCGCTGGTCGGAGATGCCGTAACACGAGCATGGGGAATATCGCATCCCGTATACAGGATCGGTGAAGTCCCAGCGTTGAGTTTGTCAGCACTGGCTCAAGCCGCAATTGCCGCCGTGCTGCTCGGCCTGGTTGCTCGTTTATTCATTCGCAGCGTGCACACTGTGCGAGCTACAGCCGCCCGTTTGATTGCCTCTATACCGCTTCGTGCAGCGGCCGGAGGCATTGCCGTCATTTTGCTTACGGCGGCTGTGGGAACACGAGACTATCTCGGGCTCAGCCTGCCACTAATGGAGGCTTCCTTTGAGTCCGAAGGGGCGGTAGATCGGCTCGCTTGGTTATGGAAGCTGGCTTTCACGGCGCTCACGCTTGGAGCCGGATTCCAGGGTGGGGAAGTGACTCCGCTGTTCGTCATCGGTTCAACGCTCGGGAATGCCATGGCAATGATTTTATCGTTGCCAGCTCCACTGCTGGCCGGCCTAGGGTTGGTCGGACTGTTTAGCGCGTCGGCGAATACGCCGCTCGCCTGCTTCATTCTCGGATTGGAGCTATTCGGCGCAGACGCAGCCGTATATCTTTTTGTCGTCAGCGTCATCTCCTATCTATGCTCTGGGCATACCGGAATTTACACATCGCAACGGCTTGTCGCACGCAAGGATGGCAGGGAAGAGCAAAACAAGTAG
- a CDS encoding foldase protein PrsA: MADKEKNPLDPNKDNHLTPEDTATREGADFAGTSGSERSEETMQAEELQEERRSEEAQHQAEHDAEVFTADPERAAGTLPLTPVVPVDDSSDVFEDDNSGNNNGPKRSSATIGWMVASLVLAVALIVALVSIFSSKGGETVATVNGEKITQNELYEMIAPTYGKSALDTLITMKLVAQEADNKGITVTKEEEDKELADVKKNFPSDAEFDAALAQSGMTLEDLKKQMLMQVQMRKMLADKLKVTDEDVKKYYDANKESFATPEQVKASHILVDTKEEADAIVKELNNGGDFAAIAKEKSKDTGSAVKGGDLGYFGKGQMVPEFDEAVFKMEIGKVSAPIKSEYGFHIIKLVDRKAAGTPTLEEKKAEIKTTLENEQLGTLSQTLVTDLRTKASISNKLDPTQDTKGGAENAAKENTPAENTATNTP, encoded by the coding sequence ATGGCAGATAAGGAAAAGAATCCGCTAGACCCGAACAAAGATAATCATCTCACTCCGGAGGATACGGCTACTCGTGAAGGCGCAGATTTCGCCGGAACAAGCGGCAGCGAGCGCAGTGAGGAAACTATGCAAGCCGAGGAGCTGCAGGAGGAACGCCGTTCTGAGGAAGCACAGCATCAGGCCGAGCATGACGCCGAGGTATTTACGGCAGACCCTGAGCGTGCCGCTGGCACATTGCCGCTGACTCCAGTCGTACCCGTTGACGATTCATCCGATGTTTTTGAGGATGACAATAGCGGTAACAACAATGGTCCTAAGCGCTCCAGTGCAACGATCGGCTGGATGGTAGCCTCGCTCGTTCTGGCCGTGGCGCTGATCGTAGCTCTCGTAAGCATTTTCTCAAGCAAGGGCGGCGAGACTGTTGCCACTGTTAACGGCGAGAAAATCACTCAGAACGAACTGTATGAAATGATTGCTCCGACATATGGCAAGTCCGCTCTCGACACTCTCATCACAATGAAGCTGGTCGCTCAAGAAGCCGACAACAAAGGCATTACCGTGACCAAAGAGGAAGAAGACAAAGAACTCGCCGACGTGAAGAAAAACTTCCCTTCCGATGCTGAGTTCGACGCTGCGCTTGCTCAATCCGGCATGACGCTGGAAGATCTGAAGAAACAGATGCTCATGCAAGTGCAAATGCGCAAGATGCTCGCTGATAAGTTGAAAGTTACGGACGAGGACGTTAAGAAATATTACGACGCAAACAAAGAAAGCTTCGCCACGCCGGAGCAAGTTAAAGCGTCCCATATCCTCGTGGATACGAAGGAAGAAGCTGATGCTATTGTAAAAGAGCTCAATAACGGTGGCGACTTCGCTGCAATCGCGAAGGAAAAGTCTAAGGACACAGGCAGCGCTGTAAAAGGCGGCGATCTCGGTTACTTCGGCAAAGGTCAGATGGTACCGGAGTTCGATGAAGCAGTCTTCAAAATGGAGATTGGCAAGGTCAGCGCTCCTATCAAGTCGGAATACGGCTTCCATATCATCAAGCTCGTTGACCGCAAAGCAGCAGGGACTCCAACTTTGGAGGAGAAAAAAGCAGAGATCAAGACTACGCTTGAGAACGAGCAACTTGGCACGCTCTCGCAGACGCTCGTTACAGATCTGCGCACCAAGGCATCTATTTCCAACAAGCTCGATCCAACTCAAGATACCAAAGGCGGCGCAGAAAATGCAGCCAAAGAGAACACGCCTGCGGAAAACACAGCAACTAACACCCCATAA